In one Gadus morhua chromosome 7, gadMor3.0, whole genome shotgun sequence genomic region, the following are encoded:
- the LOC115547233 gene encoding endonuclease domain-containing 1 protein — MSVPRQRWSLALLAVWSLSSAVLATVVQDFNHVERCKDSLYMGTPPRGLTENRLKRICQRYGDRPRYVTLYDPAKRIPVYSAYSFKKTEGDRRVDFAWMYEPQLAELDGSGNMLPFPTGYLHMKFEDSQAVLDDYSDVVLYERGQLNPDQHQSDLNDRAATYTLTNVVPQIREFNVGPWQEHQERIRLRLNNFCRGHAFVVTGVTTKGNTIRRNNQDRLMIPEDLWSAYCCTDYDRNAPHDVRVRFPSQASLAKNAKEGNTVREMTVQDLESFLKTNMDVDLNLQIFYDNCVSPSSLPASLNHVI; from the exons ATGTCCGTCCCGAGGCAGCGATGGTCGCTGGCGCTGCTCGCCGTCTGGTCGCTCTCGTCCGCCGTGCTCGCCACCGTGGTGCAGGACTTCAACCACGTGGAGCGCTGCAAGGATTCGCTGTACATGGGCACCCCCCCGCGCGGCCTCACGGAGAACCGCCTGAAGAGGATCTGCCAGCGCTATGGCGACCGGCCACGCTACGTCACGCTGTACGACCCGGCCAAGCGCATCCCCGTGTACTCGGCCTACAGCTTCAAGAAGACCGAGGGCGACCGCCGGGTGGACTTCGCCTGGATGTACGAGCCCCAG cTGGCTGAGCTGGACGGCAGTGGCAACATGCTGCCCTTCCCGACTGGCTACCTGCACATGAAGTTCGAGGACAGCCAGGCGGTGCTGGACGACTACTCCGACGTGGTGCTGTACGAGCGGGGGCAGCTCAACCCGGACCAGCACCAGTCGGACCTCAATGACCGCGCCGCCACCTACACCCTCACCAACGTGGTGCCGCAGATCCGCGAGTTCAATGTGGGCCCCTGGCAGGAGCACCAGGAGCGCATCCGCCTGCGCCTCAACAACTTCTGCCGCGGCCACGCCTTCGTGGTGACGGGGGTCACCACCAAGGGCAACACCATCCGGCGCAACAACCAGGACCGCCTCATGATCCCCGAGGACCTGTGGTCCGCCTACTGCTGCACCGACTACGACCGCAACGCGCCCCACGACGTGCGCGTGCGGTTCCCGTCGCAGGCGTCACTGGCCAAGAACGCCAAGGAGGGGAACACGGTGCGGGAGATGACGGTGCAGGACCTGGAGAGCTTCCTGAAGACCAACATGGATGTGGACCTCAACCTGCAGATCTTCTACGACAACTGCGTGTCGCCGTCCTCGCTGCCCGCCTCGCTGAACCACGTCATCTGA